A single Epinephelus fuscoguttatus linkage group LG13, E.fuscoguttatus.final_Chr_v1 DNA region contains:
- the LOC125899506 gene encoding zona pellucida-like domain-containing protein 1 — protein sequence MKIFLLLLSVIGRSSQLVLNDCGSEARRPQVSDIAVQCGTSSIGLAIQICPVIYTGYNETLLILNHMLEPTCRATLDESVNPPVARFNFPLNMTHACGSIFRTTSAAGTGIFSDFSNIQTVNISGVVRSIDPTTGTITYNAELKYYYSCAYPLEYLINNTQVDVSASSIAIKDNNGSFISTLSMDLFADSNYTRPLVMPQLGIELRTSVYVEVKATNLTGQYHVLLDRCYASISPLPSNSSFFNLFVPCSKDRFTTMIENGDSQSARFYFPAFRFIEQQNETVSTYYLHCITRLCEKSTCSTFKQCNNRRKRSPLDTSADGIPQTYTISSAEIVTKTDTNESKEKPLTAGEDNDSAVGLGVAVGILAFVSLVALCVAAVFYKRLRN from the coding sequence ATGAagatttttttacttttactctcCGTGATAGGCAGAAGTAGTCAGCTAGTGTTAAATGACTGTGGGTCAGAAGCAAGACGGCCGCAGGTTAGCGACATCGCAGTGCAGTGCGGCACTTCATCCATTGGTTTGGCGATTCAAATCTGCCCCGTCATCTACACTGGCTACAATGAGACTCTGCTGATCCTGAACCACATGTTGGAACCGACCTGTAGAGCAACCCTTGATGAGTCTGTGAATCCACCTGTTGCCCGCTTTAACTTCCCACTAAATATGACCCATGCCTGTGGAAGCATATTCAGGACCACCAGTGCTGCTGGGACCGGTATCTTCTCTGACTTCTCCAACATCCAGACGGTCAACATCAGTGGTGTTGTTAGGTCTATCGATCCAACAACAGGCACGATCACTTACAACGCTGAGCTGAAGTACTACTACTCCTGTGCCTATCCCCTAGAGTATCTGATCAACAACACCCAGGTCGATGTGTCTGCTTCATCCATTGCAATCAAGGACAACAATGGTAGTTTCATCAGCACCTTGAGCATGGACCTGTTTGCTGACTCCAACTACACCCGACCGCTGGTCATGCCACAGCTTGGGATTGAACTGAGGACCAGCGTGTACGTTGAGGTCAAGGCCACCAACTTGACAGGGCAGTACCACGTCCTGCTGGACCGGTGCTACGCCTCCATCTCCCCACTGCCCTCTAACTCCAGCTTCTTCAACCTGTTCGTCCCCTGCTCAAAGGATCGGTTCACCACCATGATTGAGAACGGAGACAGCCAGAGCGCCCGCTTCTACTTCCCCGCCTTCCGCTTCATCGAGCAGCAGAACGAGACCGTGTCCACCTACTACCTCCACTGCATCACCCGGCTGTGTGAGAAAAGCACCTGCAGCACATTCAAGCAGTGCAACAACAGAAGGAAGAGGAGCCCCCTGGACACATCTGCTGATGGTATACCCCAGACCTACACCATCAGCTCTGCGGAGATCGTCACCAAAACCGACACCAACGAATCCAAAGAGAAGCCCCTTACTGCCGGAGAAGACAACGACTCTGCTGTCGGGCTCGGTGTGGCTGTTGGCATCCTTGCCTTTGTTTCCCTTGTTGCCCTTTGTGTTGCAGCTGTGTTTTACAAAAGGCTTAGGAACTAA